A genomic segment from Stappia indica encodes:
- a CDS encoding TIGR01459 family HAD-type hydrolase gives MTQPAPLLVPGLSALAPSYRAVLCDVWGVLHNGVAAFPEACEALARFRREAGGIAVLITNAPRPTSSVLKQLQGLGVPLDVFDDVVTSGDVTRGLLAATREQPVFHIGPARDLTLFESLDIRLVGEEEAEQVVCTGFHDDENEMPEDYRPMLERLAARGLPFLCANPDIVVERGNRLVWCAGAIARLYEDIGGAVTILGKPHAPIYEEAVARVAKIAGEAVAREQILAIGDGLPTDIRGAVANEIDVLFITGGIHGADFGPVDAPDEALVRRRLAEEGLEARAAVPHLRW, from the coding sequence ATGACCCAGCCCGCACCGCTTCTCGTCCCCGGGCTTTCCGCCCTGGCGCCGTCCTACCGTGCCGTCCTGTGCGACGTGTGGGGCGTGCTGCACAACGGTGTCGCGGCCTTTCCCGAGGCCTGCGAGGCGCTGGCGCGGTTCCGCCGCGAAGCCGGGGGGATCGCGGTGCTGATCACCAATGCGCCGCGTCCGACGAGCTCCGTGCTCAAGCAACTTCAGGGGCTCGGCGTGCCGCTCGACGTCTTCGACGACGTGGTGACCTCTGGAGACGTGACCCGCGGCCTTCTGGCCGCAACCCGCGAGCAGCCGGTCTTCCACATCGGCCCGGCGCGCGATCTCACCCTGTTCGAGAGCCTCGACATCCGCCTCGTCGGCGAGGAAGAGGCCGAGCAGGTGGTGTGCACCGGTTTCCACGACGACGAAAACGAGATGCCGGAAGACTATCGTCCGATGCTCGAGCGACTGGCGGCACGCGGCCTGCCCTTCCTGTGCGCCAATCCGGACATCGTGGTGGAACGCGGCAACCGGCTGGTCTGGTGCGCCGGCGCCATCGCGCGTCTTTACGAGGATATCGGCGGCGCCGTGACCATTCTCGGCAAGCCGCATGCGCCGATCTACGAGGAAGCGGTGGCGCGGGTGGCGAAGATCGCCGGCGAAGCGGTGGCGCGCGAGCAGATCCTCGCCATCGGCGACGGGTTGCCGACCGACATTCGCGGCGCGGTCGCCAACGAGATCGACGTGCTGTTCATCACCGGCGGCATCCACGGCGCCGACTTCGGCCCGGTCGACGCCCCCGACGAGGCCCTGGTCCGCCGCCGCCTTGCCGAGGAAGGCCTGGAGGCACGCGCGGCGGTGCCGCACCTGCGCTGGTAA
- a CDS encoding methyl-accepting chemotaxis protein → MKTIRARMMLVTIALALLGAVSAFAISQWVAGTLTDTALQREVAGAKRQLQALVEAESRQALLLARVVAGQTSVQQRFAAGDREGLAGEFVPAFEALKEQFGIRQFQFHLPPATSFLRVHKPEKFGDDLSSFRATVVETNGGVKDISGLEKGVAGIGNRGVVPIVVDGQHKGSVEFGLEFHEMFVADFTEKTGYPLAVLRFGAEGSDALEVIGNRLPADMDPLALAAQTAGGGLVSASGDFYVDQVNVGDYSGNPIAVAVIAVDRTAYVAIADMARAAGIGVGLLLLAIAAGAVVFAVRSICNPLRTVTGQIMELAAGETGFKVAGRDRSDEIGDIARAIEVCRDNRIEQERLEREQHGDRQARDAHQRQVDALIKGFQSTAQEVLTAVDHANASLEATARTLETVAASSAEQAEGASSASREASGNVQSVAGAAEELSSSIREISEQVERTTTVVTRATDNTRATNQKVSGLAAAAGKIGEVVTLIQAIAEQTNLLALNATIEAARAGEAGKGFAVVAAEVKQLADQTSRATGEISGQIVAIQSATAETAKAIAEIATTMDEVNDHTSAIAAAVVQQGAATTEISSNIQLAASRTRSVVDSIGELDTAVEETNRSAQQVLGATGEAARHTQRFRQEIERFLKNVVAA, encoded by the coding sequence ATGAAGACGATACGAGCGCGCATGATGCTGGTGACGATCGCACTGGCATTGCTTGGCGCGGTTTCCGCTTTTGCCATTTCGCAATGGGTGGCCGGCACCCTGACAGATACCGCTTTGCAGCGGGAGGTGGCCGGCGCCAAGCGCCAGCTGCAGGCACTGGTCGAGGCGGAAAGCCGCCAGGCCTTGCTGCTCGCCAGGGTGGTGGCCGGGCAGACGTCGGTGCAGCAGCGCTTCGCCGCCGGTGACCGCGAGGGCCTGGCGGGCGAATTCGTCCCGGCCTTCGAGGCGCTCAAGGAGCAGTTCGGCATCCGGCAGTTCCAGTTCCATCTGCCGCCCGCGACGTCGTTCCTGCGGGTCCACAAGCCGGAGAAATTCGGCGACGACCTGTCGTCGTTCCGCGCCACCGTGGTGGAGACCAACGGCGGGGTGAAGGACATTTCCGGCCTGGAGAAGGGGGTTGCCGGCATCGGCAATCGCGGCGTCGTGCCCATCGTCGTCGACGGCCAGCACAAGGGGTCGGTCGAGTTCGGCCTCGAGTTCCACGAAATGTTCGTCGCCGATTTCACCGAAAAGACCGGCTATCCGCTGGCGGTCCTGCGGTTCGGTGCCGAGGGGAGCGATGCGCTGGAAGTGATCGGCAACCGCCTGCCGGCCGACATGGATCCGCTGGCGCTTGCCGCGCAGACGGCCGGCGGCGGCCTCGTCTCGGCATCGGGCGATTTCTATGTCGATCAGGTCAATGTCGGCGACTATTCGGGCAATCCCATCGCCGTCGCGGTGATCGCGGTGGACCGCACCGCCTATGTGGCGATTGCCGACATGGCGCGCGCGGCCGGCATCGGCGTCGGCCTGCTGCTGCTGGCGATCGCCGCCGGTGCGGTCGTCTTCGCGGTGCGCTCGATCTGCAATCCGCTGCGCACCGTCACCGGCCAGATCATGGAACTGGCGGCCGGCGAGACCGGCTTCAAGGTCGCGGGCCGCGACCGGTCGGACGAGATCGGCGATATCGCCCGCGCCATCGAGGTTTGCCGCGACAACCGCATCGAGCAGGAGCGGCTGGAGCGCGAGCAGCATGGCGACCGGCAGGCGCGCGACGCGCACCAGCGGCAGGTCGATGCCTTGATCAAGGGGTTCCAGTCGACCGCGCAGGAGGTGCTGACCGCCGTCGACCACGCCAATGCGAGCCTGGAGGCGACCGCGCGCACGCTGGAGACGGTCGCCGCTTCCAGCGCGGAGCAAGCGGAGGGCGCGTCCTCGGCCTCGCGCGAGGCCTCCGGCAACGTGCAGTCCGTTGCGGGCGCGGCGGAGGAGCTGTCCTCCTCGATCCGCGAGATTTCGGAACAGGTCGAGCGCACCACCACGGTCGTCACCCGCGCAACCGACAACACGCGGGCGACCAACCAGAAAGTCTCGGGCCTTGCCGCTGCCGCCGGCAAGATCGGCGAGGTGGTGACCCTGATCCAGGCGATCGCCGAGCAGACCAATCTGCTGGCGCTGAATGCTACCATCGAGGCGGCGCGCGCCGGCGAGGCCGGCAAGGGCTTTGCCGTCGTTGCAGCCGAGGTGAAGCAGCTCGCCGACCAGACCTCGCGCGCCACCGGCGAGATCTCGGGCCAGATCGTCGCGATCCAGTCGGCCACCGCGGAGACGGCAAAGGCGATTGCCGAGATCGCCACCACCATGGACGAGGTCAACGACCACACCAGCGCTATTGCCGCGGCGGTGGTGCAGCAGGGGGCTGCGACGACGGAGATCAGCTCCAACATCCAGCTCGCCGCCTCCCGTACGCGCTCGGTTGTCGACAGCATCGGCGAGCTCGACACGGCGGTGGAGGAGACCAACCGCTCGGCCCAGCAGGTGCTGGGCGCGACCGGCGAGGCGGCGCGCCACACCCAGCGCTTCCGCCAGGAGATCGAGCGGTTCCTCAAGAATGTGGTCGCGGCCTGA
- the mutL gene encoding DNA mismatch repair endonuclease MutL: MTIRQLSDHAINQIAAGEVIERPASVVKELVENALDAGAARIGVSTAAGGKTLIRVDDDGCGIPGEQLALAVERHCTSKLSEDDLFDIRSLGFRGEALPSIGAIARLAMTSRHASETHAWTIRVEGGRKDGPAPASHAGGTQVEVRDLFFATPARLKFLKTDRAEGAAVTDVVRRLALANPAVRFELSGSDRQTTTYAAASGERALEARIAQVMGTDFVDNARPVNAVREGVRLHGLAGLPTFHKANSLSQFFFVNGRPVRDKLLMSALRGAYADVLARDRHPVSVLFIELDPRQVDVNVHPAKADVRFRDAQLVRGLIVGALRQVFAEAGHLASSHTARAAMASFSTGYAAGSSAGLRPATSDHYGYQRSATSPAPASSDWRASPFRPLDAAEAHAQAAPASGFGEAAQAGFETLDMPSADARAHAQASEATEERQSRPLGAARAQVHATYIISQTEDGLVIVDQHAAHERLVYERLKAELAVRGVARQGLLIPEIVELPQEDVARLAERAEELEAVGLVLEPFGPGAIAVRETPAMLGQIDIRGLVTDLADDLAEWDSSTRLRERLDHVAATMACHGSVRAGRRLRPEEMDALLREMEATPNSGQCNHGRPTWISLKLSDIERLFGRK; encoded by the coding sequence ATGACGATCCGGCAGTTGAGCGACCACGCGATCAACCAGATCGCGGCAGGCGAGGTGATCGAGCGGCCGGCCAGCGTGGTCAAGGAGCTGGTCGAGAACGCCCTTGATGCAGGGGCGGCGCGCATCGGTGTGTCGACGGCGGCCGGCGGCAAGACCTTGATCCGCGTCGACGACGACGGCTGCGGCATTCCCGGCGAGCAGCTGGCGCTGGCGGTGGAGCGCCATTGCACGTCCAAGCTCTCCGAGGACGATCTGTTCGACATCCGCAGCCTCGGCTTTCGCGGCGAGGCGCTGCCCTCCATCGGCGCCATCGCCCGTCTTGCCATGACCTCGCGCCATGCATCCGAGACCCACGCCTGGACCATCCGGGTCGAGGGCGGGCGCAAGGACGGGCCGGCCCCGGCCAGCCATGCGGGCGGGACCCAGGTCGAGGTGCGCGATCTCTTCTTCGCAACGCCCGCCCGTCTCAAGTTCCTGAAGACCGACCGGGCGGAAGGGGCCGCGGTCACCGATGTGGTCCGCCGCCTGGCGCTCGCCAACCCGGCGGTGCGCTTCGAGCTGTCCGGCAGCGACCGCCAGACCACCACCTATGCAGCGGCGAGCGGCGAGCGGGCGCTGGAGGCGCGTATCGCCCAGGTCATGGGCACCGATTTCGTCGACAACGCCCGGCCGGTGAATGCGGTGCGCGAGGGCGTACGGCTGCACGGGCTTGCCGGCCTGCCGACCTTCCACAAGGCCAACTCGCTCTCGCAGTTCTTCTTCGTCAATGGCCGCCCGGTGCGCGACAAGCTGCTGATGTCGGCGCTGCGCGGCGCCTATGCCGACGTGCTGGCCCGCGACCGGCATCCGGTCTCGGTGCTGTTCATCGAACTCGACCCGCGACAGGTCGACGTCAACGTCCATCCCGCCAAGGCGGATGTGCGCTTTCGCGACGCGCAGCTGGTGCGCGGGCTGATCGTCGGTGCCCTGCGCCAGGTCTTTGCCGAGGCCGGCCACCTTGCCTCCTCGCATACGGCAAGGGCAGCGATGGCGTCCTTCTCCACCGGCTATGCGGCCGGCTCGTCCGCCGGCCTGCGTCCCGCTACAAGCGACCACTACGGCTACCAGCGCTCCGCCACCTCGCCCGCCCCGGCCTCGTCCGACTGGCGCGCCTCGCCCTTCCGTCCGCTGGACGCTGCCGAGGCGCACGCGCAAGCAGCCCCCGCGAGCGGGTTCGGCGAGGCGGCGCAGGCGGGCTTCGAGACGCTGGACATGCCGTCCGCCGATGCGCGGGCCCATGCCCAGGCGAGCGAAGCGACGGAGGAGCGCCAGTCCCGACCGCTCGGCGCGGCGCGGGCGCAGGTCCACGCCACCTACATCATCTCCCAGACCGAGGACGGTCTCGTCATCGTCGACCAGCACGCCGCGCATGAGCGGCTGGTCTATGAGCGGCTGAAGGCCGAGCTTGCCGTGCGCGGCGTCGCCCGGCAGGGCCTCCTGATCCCCGAGATCGTGGAATTGCCGCAGGAGGATGTGGCGCGTCTGGCGGAGCGGGCCGAGGAGCTGGAGGCCGTCGGTCTGGTGCTGGAGCCGTTCGGACCCGGCGCGATTGCGGTGCGCGAGACGCCGGCCATGCTCGGCCAGATCGACATTCGCGGCCTCGTCACGGATCTTGCCGACGATCTCGCCGAATGGGACAGCTCCACCCGCCTGCGCGAGCGGCTCGACCATGTCGCCGCGACCATGGCCTGCCACGGGTCGGTGCGCGCCGGACGCCGCCTGCGGCCGGAGGAAATGGACGCCCTGCTGCGCGAGATGGAGGCAACGCCCAATTCCGGCCAGTGCAACCACGGTCGCCCGACCTGGATCTCGCTGAAGCTCTCCGACATCGAACGCCTGTTCGGCCGCAAGTAG